The region TGGTTTCGGGGGCTTGGGGCGCACATCCTCGCGGCGCCCCGAAGCACGGAGAGCGCCCGCCCCACGGTCATGCTGTCGGGGACGGGCTCCCCCTGCGCCTCAGCTCCCCCTCGGCCTCGGTCGTGATCTGCGCGCCCTTCTCGGCTGCGGCCTCCTCAACGGCCCGCCCCTCGCGCCAGTATCGGGTGTGGCCATGGGGGGTGCCTCCCTGTGATCCGGGCCCTGGTGTGTCGCCGCAGCCCTCGTTGCGGCTCTATTGTCGCATATCTGTTGTCTTTACGCAACATATAGAGTAGAATATTTTCACAGTGAGAGGCAAGCGGACGGGGAGGCGAGCATGGGGCCGAAGCTGAGGCAGCTGCGCCGGCAGATGGGGTGGAGCCAGCACGAGCTAGCCCGGCGAAGCGGCGTGGACCGGGCGACGATCAGCGCGATAGAGTCGGGGAAGCGGGATCCTTCGGGGAGCACCATGCGCAAGCTGGCCGATGCCCTCGGCGTGCCCGTGGCCGAGCTCTACAAGGAGCCCCTCGAGCAGCTGACGGCGATCTACGAGCGCACCGACGACGGCTGGTGGATCGTGGAGGTGCCCGAGATCCCCGGCGCCGTAAGCCAGGGGCGCACGCTCGAGGAGGCCCGCTTCATGATCCGCGACGCCGTCCGGCTGTTGCTGGAGGCCCGCCGGGAGCTGGCAGAGCAGGAGCATGAGGGCCACGAGGTCATCCGCGAGCCGCTTACGCTTTGAAGCGGCGTCAGCTGCTCAAGCACCTGGCCGCGCACGGCGTCGTGCTCGCGAGGGAGGGGGCCAACCACTCCATCTACCGGGATCCGAGGACCGGCGCCACCGTGCCCGTGCCGCGCCACGCGGAGATCTCCGACGCGCTGGTCAGGCGCATCTGCAAGGAGATCGGGATCCCGCCGCCGGGATGAGCGAGGCATGCAGCTTGTCGGTCCTTCGGGGAGAGACAGGAACGCGAAATGACGCAAAACCTCGCCGTTTGCAGGACAAACCCGGCACCTCTTCTGCGCGGCGAGGTGTGGCCGTAGGTGCCTCCACGGGCGCTGAGGGGCGGCCCGTGGCGCGGCGCACCTGCAACGAGCGACGGGAAGGATTGGGTTGGCGCAGCTCTCGCCGGCACACCCGCAAGGGCTGTACCGCTCCAGGCTGGACGCGGGGCTAAGCCCCCGCACCGTCCGGTACATGCACACCGTGCCCACCGGGCGCTCGAGCAGGCCGTGCGCTGGGGCCTGGTGCCGCGCAACGTCTCCGAGGCGGTGGACCCGCCCAGGGCGCGGCGGGAGGAGGCCCGGCCCCGAAGAGGCGCGCGCCCTCCTCGAAGCCCTCTACGTGCTCGCCCTCACCACCGGCATGAGACAGGGCGAGCTTCTGGGCCTGAAGTGGGAGGACATAGAGACCTGGAGCGCGGCGTGATCCGGGTGAGGAGGACGCTCGCCGGCGCCCGCGAGGGGGTCCCCGCCTTCGAGACGCCCAAGACAGCCAAGAGCCGCCGCAGCGTCCCGCTCACCCCAGGGGCCATAGAGGCCCTCAAGCGCCACCGCAAGCGCCAGCTCGAAGAGAAGCTGCGCCGCGCCGCCTGGCGGGACTGCGG is a window of Rubrobacter xylanophilus DSM 9941 DNA encoding:
- a CDS encoding helix-turn-helix domain-containing protein, which translates into the protein MGPKLRQLRRQMGWSQHELARRSGVDRATISAIESGKRDPSGSTMRKLADALGVPVAELYKEPLEQLTAIYERTDDGWWIVEVPEIPGAVSQGRTLEEARFMIRDAVRLLLEARRELAEQEHEGHEVIREPLTL
- a CDS encoding type II toxin-antitoxin system HicA family toxin, with the protein product MKRRQLLKHLAAHGVVLAREGANHSIYRDPRTGATVPVPRHAEISDALVRRICKEIGIPPPG